The genome window GATGAAAGTCCGGTATTATCATGACATGGTAGGTGTTAATTCACGCCTTGATACGCTTCAGGCTGCTATTTTAAAAGTCAAATTGAAGCATTTGGATGAATATATTGCTGCCCGACAGAAGGCTGCAGATTTCTACAATAAGACTTTTGAACATCTTGAATGTATTGTTACCCCATATATTGCCCCTTACACAACCCACGTATTTCATCAATATACGCTTAAGTTGAGAAATTGCGACAGAACAGCATTAATTGACTATTTGAAGATCAATGGGATTCCGGCCATGATTTATTATCCTGTGCCACTCCACCTTCAGCGGGCTTTTTTACCTTATGGATTTAAGGAAGGAGATTTCCCTGTTTCTGAAAAATTATGTAAGGAGGTTATCTCCCTTCCAATGCATACTGAACTGGACGAGGAGCAAATGAATTACATTTGCGAAAAAATAAAACTGTTTATTGATAAAAGCTATTCGTGAAAATGCTTTTGAAAATTGAAAAGATGATATTTTGTTTGAATTTTACGTTTAGAGTGAATGTTATTTTTGATAGTAGTTCATTCATACAAAGCTATTAAATGTCCATTAGTAAAAAGAAGAATATTAGTTCTTATTAAGTTTGTTGGGTTTTTCAAAACTTTAAAGAAAATAGTAAGTTAATGACTGCTATAAGGGGAATCTGAGGGATTGTTGAATGTAAAAAGAGAAAATAGTTAAGCGATTTAAAATGATGAAAAACATTTCATTGCATAAAAAACTTGATTTCTTTCTTTTCTATAGTTAAAATTTAAATTATGTCGAAAAATTATTTTGCCCATGAAACAGCCATCATCGATGAAAATGTTGAGATTGGTCAGGGGACAAAAATCTGGCACTTTTGTCATATTATGAGTGGTTGTAAAATTGGGGAAAACTGCAATATTGGTCAGAACGTGGTGGTTTCGCCCGGTGTGATTCTGGGTAATAATGTGAAAGTGCAAAACAATGTTTCTATTTATACGGGCGTTATTTGCGAAGATGATGTTTTTTTAGGCCCTTCAATGGTTTTTACAAATGTCGTAAATCCAAGATCTGCTGTCAACAGGAGAGGGCAATATGTGACGACCATAGTCAGGCGTGGAGCCTCTATCGGTGCCAATGCGACCATAGTTTGTGGGCACAACATTGGCGAATTTGCCTTCATAGGAGCAGGAGCAGTGGTAACCAAAGA of Sphingobacteriales bacterium contains these proteins:
- a CDS encoding N-acetyltransferase, whose translation is MSKNYFAHETAIIDENVEIGQGTKIWHFCHIMSGCKIGENCNIGQNVVVSPGVILGNNVKVQNNVSIYTGVICEDDVFLGPSMVFTNVVNPRSAVNRRGQYVTTIVRRGASIGANATIVCGHNIGEFAFIGAGAVVTKEVPAYALVVGNPAKHVGWMSEYGHRLHFNDLGIAVCPESGEKYYLEGEKVTKL